In Setaria italica strain Yugu1 chromosome I, Setaria_italica_v2.0, whole genome shotgun sequence, the genomic window ATTTTAGCACCACAAGGCACAGAGAATGAACTTGAGCCTCATCAGTTACAAAAACACCATTTTTGGCGAAACTGAAGGCATCATCATTCAATGGAACAACAATGCTACCAATCCACAAACGAGCGTAACCAAAACAAGAGAGCTGCTTTGAGCTCGTTGGACACCATTCGCAGCGATGCTGCTCTGGGCATCTGTGCAGGCAAGCCCCTTCTTTCCCTCACGGCACATGTTGGCAAACAGGCCTGGTGGGTACTTGCCATAGAGGTTGATGTAGCTGAACATTGCCGAAGAACAGTCGCTGCTGTCTTCATTGATGTAATCACGGAACGGACATGCGAATTCCTTGAAAGCACCACAGCATTGGTCGGCAGGAAATTTTGGCCCTTTGCACTTGCTTGTGATGATCGTGTAGTTTTGAAACTCAAAGTTCATGGCACAATCTGATAAGCACAGgtaagaataaataaaaaattaagaTCCAAGTACTGAAAGTATTGAACATGACTAGAGGTGTGTCAGGGGCAGAATACATTAGATGATAAGTTGGGCTCATCATGTTAACATATTTGTTGCAATTAACAtttttttcctatctaaacaGTTCAGCTGTACAAGAAAAGGTGTTCCTGCTTCACCATCACAGGGCACAAGCTTGGTGATATGCTTCATTCATTTCAGGACCTCTATTGGTATCATGGTAAGGACTGGGGATGAATATACATGGATATAAATTGAAATTGTCTAGTGAAAGCATCCTAGTATAAAGCATCAGCAAGTAAAGTTCAGGTAATAACGTTTTGACTGCTCCTGAATCCTAGTGTTTGgcaatttttttcatttaaaaAGACAATCCCTTGCAATACTCCCGAGTGACAGGATCATAAATTCAATTGCCAGCTTTCCTTTTGTTCTCCAAGTCAAGAAGCCCCACGCCCCCTCTCAACCCCTCTCAACGCTATAACCATATAGGCATATATGCACCTTTCGTCACCACAAAGAGATTGATCCTGATTCCTGAGTGTCTAAATGTGGTGCATCTCCTGTTGTTTTCAAGGTGATCCTGTCAATGAAAGATCAAGATGCCTCCTGCAACCAAGTTGACAAGCCTGCATGCTGCCCTCATGGTCTCACCGGAGAAAGTGAACAGCACTCACACCGTCATATTCTAAGCCAAGATCAATGCACCCCTTCCCCGTCAGACCATCACCATCACTTGCATGTGCCAATGCTGTATGGCATCCTCTTAAACTAATTAATTTGATGTGTTGTTCAGAGTTGTTCTATGTATGATTtactcccttttttttttcctcagaGGCGCCATTCAATCCTTAGTTGTCAAGTGTCCATTCTGCCCTTCTTTCTTTCAAATGCTTCACATCAAGGACAGACTTGAGactttctctttcctttttcagCTTAACCAGATAACGCCATTTGCCCATAAGGCTGGGATTTGCAACCTAGCAAGAGCTACCTAGATGACTGCTTTGATTGCCACTTACTTGTGCCTAAGATTTCCTGAACTAGCTTATATTAATGGATGCCGATTTGATTTGCGCAGGGAATGTTGAGGATTAGCGCGAAGCTCAAACAATCTAAAAACTAGTACATCTAACGGCGCCGCTCCCAATTTCAGATCGAACCCCTCCTACCTTACCACCCCAGGGTAACCTCGACTCGAATCAATCACGCGTTGTGCGATGGAAACGAGCAAGAAAGGCATGGAAACGTACTCTTCTTGGCCTGCAGCAAGCTCCTCCCAGTAGATCCGGCGCTCACCTGGAACACGCCATCTGCTAGCCAGCATTCACACAAAACCAACCCACCATCAGGAGATGCAGCTACGGGACGGAAAAGCAAAAGCGTCAGCAAGAAACACGCTCGCGCTCACCGGACAAGAAAGGACCAGCGGCGGAGGCCAccccggcaatggcggcggcagaGAGGAGcagaaggaggaggccgcggtCCGCAGCCATCGCGGCGCCTCTCTCCCCACCGCAAACAGGAACTCGCTGGCGCTGAGGCTTTGTCCGCGGGAGGATGGTGGCCTCCGGGGGAATGGAGGTCGTGAGCTTGTTGGATGGATCTAGGCCGACGACGAAGGCGGTGGAGGTGGGACGCGGGATGTAGAGGCCGCCCACATGCGCGCCACGACGTTCGCGGTGGTGGTGCTTGCAAGCTCAAGCCCAGGTGTTACTGCTCCAACTAAATTTTAGTGTCGTGGGGTGGTGGAGATGGACAGGGAGCAGAGCTTGGAGGTTGGAGCGGAGCTTGGAGGGGGCCACCGAGCCAGAGAGTCGCGACAGGGCAGGCAGGATTAGAAGGGGCGCGACGCGGTTTGTTCGGTGGGTTCGCGTCCGTCCCTCTGTTTCTCCCTGGCTGACGGTGAGTCGGTGACGCTGGGAGTTGGGACTAGCTGGGCTTGGAGGGAACGGGGGAAGAGCTCGAGGAAAGTCTTGACGAACAACGATGATGCTTCTTTTTGGAGGATGCCTACCTGCTACTGCGTTTACTAATACTCGAGTAAAACCCAGTGAACGGTACGCAGCAGTTTGCTGATGGGGCGAAAGTGGTGATGGTGTAAACCTCACCTTGAGTCGAGCAGATCAGTAGATTActcgagatttttttttttgaagtaaagATTACTCGAGATTGACGGAGTACCAGACCTGCGAGTGGagcatatataaataaaaatctttTTCCTAGTCAAAAGGGGGCAGTTAAGGCAAGGATGATTTGCAGCTGCAAACATTTATCTTACGGAAGTGTCACAATCAATGGGGCACTGGTACATCCtgggtcagagggcaaagtcaAAATTACACAAATTCTCTCATCATCGACAGGTTCAAATGCTCAGAGTTGGACCTTTCCGCCACCCTTTCCTCGCGGACATGTGCGCTCTCGCATGCTCACGGCTCACCCATCCTCGTCCTCGCTGCCCAGGACTTCTGTTCTGCCAGAATATGACGCCTCCCAGCTGGCATCTGGCTGTGGTCTCCTTGACAGCTCAGTGGATGCATCTTCGACTGCCAGACAGCTCATGATGCTGATGAGCATCATTCCTCGATATGCTGACGGTGTATAAATGCAAACTTGCAAAAACTTGACCATTGGGCATGGCGGAAATAAGTTCAAACTTGTTCTCACTTGATCCCGGTTAACACCACCAAGTTGAATCATGAAGTTTGATAGGTGTATTAAGTAATCAACCAAAAAATGGATTGAATTATAAGTGAAACTAACTGTTCCGAAAAATGAGAGGAGAAAATGCACTGAGCATTGGAATACATATGGCAGATCAGGAGGGCCAACGCTCAAAGGAGCATATACAGAAGCATGGTGAGGGCATAAGCTGTGCAATGCTCTTTTATAATTCCTTTTGCTCTATAAAACTGGACGGTGTTTGGGCATTTTCCAGGATGCTGTTTTTGACCATCTCCTCAGTGTACAGGTCGACAACTATCTGTTGTTATTGAGGCTAAGATGCCATTGCTATTTGCTCATCTCTGTAGGCCAGGGCAGCCATGTACAAAGCAATGTGGTTTGATTCTGTCGGGTATCAGATATTAGTAAGTAACCAACTTGTTTCTTGTTTCTGTACAATTGCAATTAGGTGTATTATGTACAAAATTTCCTCCTCTGCACCAAAAAAATGCGAACAAAAACAGATTAGTGCAGACAAGTACAATTATAATCTGCAGGATGGTCCCAAAACCATCTATTTTATATGCTATAATTCAGGCAGAAAAAGAAATGTAAACCATGCATAGATACACATGCTATGGTTGTGTCACTTTCAGACATTAGTGCTCTATCAAACTCAAATTAAACTGCATTATATGGATTTGAAGAATACTCAAATGTGAGCAGGATAATGAAAGTATGTGATTATGTTATACTTACCCTAAGATCAGACTCCTTCACAGCTTCCAAGGTCTCAGCCATCTGCATTTGTTTGATAACTGTTGCATGCAATACCTGGAGGCACAgaccaggaaaaaaaaaagatcacctGAGTACAAGTTCACTTGAAATACGAGAACAAAGAAAAATAAGCTATCAGTTAGATCCAGAACAAATAATGAATAGGTATCTGATGAAGAATAACCAGTATGCACATTGCACTATAGCAAAGACCTACCCTCACTACACACTGGCATTCTGGAACAATAGCAGGATATAAGATATATACACAATGGAAGTCTCGAGATCATCAGAAAATGTGTTTCAACAGGTGCTAATCAAATATTAACTTGTGGTTCCCACAAAGTTGTCCTAAAGATATATCAAGTGGGACCCAACAAAGGACTTAAGCTTAAACCAGCATGTTCCCTGCAGTTATGTTTGTACTATGAGTAATAACGTTTCAGCCTTTCATGTCAATTTTAACATCACAAACTGGcagatttttaataaatttgtaaAAGCAACTGTCATATACAAGTTCAATTCGCACTGTCCGAGATTTTGTCTGTAATAAAAGATGTGCTACAAAAGGTAAGATGGAGCTATAGCCATCAAGGCTAAAGCCAAAAGCAAGTCTAAGCACCATAAGGTCCTtaaaacataagtttacctTCTTTGTCTTCTCCAGATCAAACTCAATGGACTTTATCCTGTCAAAAGAATCTTGTATGGCCTGATCCTTGTCCTGAGGAAGCTCTGGAGGCTTTCTGCTCAGCTGATTAAACACTGACTCAAGTCGATCAAGACGCTCAAGGCAAGGATTCACACGATCTTCCCTAATAATCTGAAGATCTGCCTGATTACGGGGCACGGTTGTAGCATGCGGATGAACGTTTTCCAAGTGTTGTCGCCGACGAATGAAAAACCGCAAAAGAGAGAGTACTTTAAGAAATACAGCAACAACTTTTCTTGATAAATGTTTCAAGATCCCATCATCAGCATTGCCCCCACCATTGTTCGGGACACGCCGACCTGCTGGTTTGAATCCATAACTTTAAGCATCAGACAACTGGCCATCACTGTGAGACAGCTGATTTGAAGAAATCATAGCATATGACATCGTTTTTATAGCTTAACCCAATCGTGTATATTGTGAATGTATACCTGGTGCAGGTAAAGCCCCATTTACGAAGGAACGTTGTTCAGTATTGAACTGTCTAGCTTCATTTCCAGCAGTGTTGTATCTTTGGTTGGATCCTACAACTTTATCCGCCATATGAGATGTGCCATCAGAACCACTGTAAGTTGTAGATCCTGATTCCCTCACCTACAAGGTCAACACTCAGAGATGAACTAGAAAGTTGTACAACATGCTAATATGGAGGCATGTgcccaaaggaaaaaaaaatcagatgtTTTCTTTTCTCAGTCTAAATGTCCAAGCTAAAAGCTACATAGTTCAAGGTAAACACAAGAAAtcggttggattttttttaaagaaaaagtgGTAGAACTGAGCAAGACTTTACTTCCTCACGAACTGGTGCCAAACTAGGATATTCAACATCTTCAGGAGCCACAGGGGATCCAAGATCGTCAATGTCTGAACCTGATTCAGCATTTGATGTGTCACTAATTCGTTCTGGTAACTGAAAGAAGCAGGAGAACCACATCCAATGTCAAAATTGAAGAATAGAATGGCTTATTGAGCAATATGAGACTTCATGATAGGTAAACTTGCCTTGAGAGCACGCAATCTGACAGAGCCTGTAATTGTTTCCTCTATATCAGATACTTGCCCAATTTCCCTCAATGACTCCATGCTATGTACAAGCTAAAATAGAAAATAAGGTCATCAGAAGCAGTGACAGATAAGTTAAATCTATTCATGTACCATAAGAACTAGGAGACTACGATACAGTACGAGGGCATCAGAAGATTCATGAATTTACCTTCATGATTGAAGGATCGCTCCAGGGGCCTTTGTTGGACCTCAGGCACCCTCCGTGGTTAGGACATGAGCATGATCCACCGAAGTATTCAGGTAATTGGCTGCAGATACATTTTGCTTAAGCTTTGCATAGAGGTTCACCAATAAAACAATCTTTAAAGAAGCAATCACCAACCTTGCATCAATAGCTTCAAGAAGTCTGCTTTGATATTTTGTTCCTAGAACCTGAAATCAAAGAGTCGGTATGAAGCCACACAAAGACAAACATGGATAGTGAACTACGAATGGTTGCAAAATCAGTACATGGATTTTAGATGATGTCTTGGGGTCAAGAAGTCCCTTCACAGTACTCCAGATCAGCTTGAAACCAGGTCCAGCATTTACAATAAACATTTGGTGTAGTGTCTGCATAATTTTGTGACATGCTTGGTAATCAGAATGGTCTCAGACGTTCTATATTTAATCGTCTTGCTATTATGGCTAACCTCAGGATAATAGTCACCATCTATTTTTTGCATACAACGCACCAGATCCCTCGCAATCTTGCTAAAATTCTTCCAGCCCTATATCACAGGgaacataaaaagaaaatagaaatcTTAAACATTGTGCATACAGCACAAAGATGCTAAACAAGAAAAGGTTCTTTACCAAAAAATATCATAGATTCAGATATGCCAAACGTATAAGGAATGAAGTAACAGAGCTAATGAATTAATGCAGTTCTGTCGGCATCAGTAGTACAAAGGAACTTAACCTGCTGCTCtaccaattttttttcattcgtGGATTTATACCCCAAGCATTTGAAAATGTCAACCAATTTATTAGAAACAAATCTACTGCACCATTTTTTCTCGAAAAGGGTAGGCTTGATACTATAGACATCTATGGTGATATACGCTATGGAGATTGAAAAACCCACAAAAGTTGGACAGCTTTCAATCCAGGGTCAATTTTGCACCAAACATAAAGCCAAACAAATTACAGGGATGTTTTATCACAATTGATGCATTTCCATGCCAACATATATCCCAAGAATTGTGACTGAGGATTGCATGTTTGTCTCAGAATTGTAACTGAAGGCAAAATCGAACTATTCTGCATCCTGATATCTGAACTAGAGAAATATCTGGCAAGACTAACAAACATGTTGAAATAGattataaacaaaaaaaaataatttactGGGATACTATTGTAAAGTAAAACAGTTAGAGGTTAAAAGAACAGTTAAGGCAATGAACGTACCACGCCATGGACATCCAATATTGTAGTTGTGGTATCTATGTGCCTTTTGGCAGCAATTGAGCATGCAGGAAATTTCTCACGGAAAGCTCTCTCGAACTCTTGCACATGATACTTAATGTAGCGCTCCACTGATGTAATTTGTACAAGCTTGTTGGGTTCTACTTTCCCAAGCAACTCAATGTATACTGGCCTTCCTTCCTTGTCAACCCCATGATAACCATGGGGATAGTATTGCAGGACCTCCTCTAGCTCGTGGAATTCAAAATCCTTCAAGGAGTATATGAATTAGCTGCCGTTAGTATGAATAACATAGTATTGCAGAATCATATGCTGGAAAAACTTAGAAAACATAcagctatgcatctaaatatctGTAAAATTTAATATAATTCTGAGATCAAATTTTTACAATGGACAGCATCCTACTTCAAAAATTGTGTCTGTCCCGAACTCCTTTCTCCAGTGCAGCATGTCTGCCCACATCTGTGCTGCCTTCTCAAGGTCGAACTTCCTTGCTTTTAAAAATCTGCACCACAGATTGGCCACAGTGAAAAATCACTAACTGGTATGTCACAGCTGAAACCAACAATATGATTGTATTTCCACAGATA contains:
- the LOC101764103 gene encoding phosphatidylinositol/phosphatidylcholine transfer protein SFH6 isoform X2, which translates into the protein MSEGNVDGIEIAISNDERRDRADVEISEDEPRHTKIRLLRKKALHASTRLTHSLKKRGKRKVDCRVQRIAIEDVRDAEEEQAVSSFREVLFARGLLPVKHDDYHMMLRFLKARKFDLEKAAQMWADMLHWRKEFGTDTIFEDFEFHELEEVLQYYPHGYHGVDKEGRPVYIELLGKVEPNKLVQITSVERYIKYHVQEFERAFREKFPACSIAAKRHIDTTTTILDVHGVGWKNFSKIARDLVRCMQKIDGDYYPETLHQMFIVNAGPGFKLIWSTVKGLLDPKTSSKIHVLGTKYQSRLLEAIDASQLPEYFGGSCSCPNHGGCLRSNKGPWSDPSIMKLVHSMESLREIGQVSDIEETITGSVRLRALKLPERISDTSNAESGSDIDDLGSPVAPEDVEYPSLAPVREEVRESGSTTYSGSDGTSHMADKVVGSNQRYNTAGNEARQFNTEQRSFVNGALPAPGRRVPNNGGGNADDGILKHLSRKVVAVFLKVLSLLRFFIRRRQHLENVHPHATTVPRNQADLQIIREDRVNPCLERLDRLESVFNQLSRKPPELPQDKDQAIQDSFDRIKSIEFDLEKTKKVLHATVIKQMQMAETLEAVKESDLRRRKFCT
- the LOC101763303 gene encoding GPI-anchored protein LLG1 isoform X2, coding for MAADRGLLLLLLSAAAIAGVASAAGPFLSDGVFQVSAGSTGRSLLQAKKNCAMNFEFQNYTIITSKCKGPKFPADQCCGAFKEFACPFRDYINEDSSDCSSAMFSYINLYGKYPPGLFANMCREGKKGLACTDAQSSIAANGVQRAQSSSLVLVTLVCGLVALLFH
- the LOC101763303 gene encoding GPI-anchored protein LLG1 isoform X1, which encodes MAADRGLLLLLLSAAAIAGVASAAGPFLSADGVFQVSAGSTGRSLLQAKKNCAMNFEFQNYTIITSKCKGPKFPADQCCGAFKEFACPFRDYINEDSSDCSSAMFSYINLYGKYPPGLFANMCREGKKGLACTDAQSSIAANGVQRAQSSSLVLVTLVCGLVALLFH
- the LOC101764103 gene encoding phosphatidylinositol/phosphatidylcholine transfer protein SFH9 isoform X1, producing the protein MSEGNVDGIEIAISNDERRDRADVEISEDEPRHTKIRLLRKKALHASTRLTHSLKKRGKRKVDCRVQRIAIEDVRDAEEEQAVSSFREVLFARGLLPVKHDDYHMMLRFLKARKFDLEKAAQMWADMLHWRKEFGTDTIFEDFEFHELEEVLQYYPHGYHGVDKEGRPVYIELLGKVEPNKLVQITSVERYIKYHVQEFERAFREKFPACSIAAKRHIDTTTTILDVHGVGWKNFSKIARDLVRCMQKIDGDYYPETLHQMFIVNAGPGFKLIWSTVKGLLDPKTSSKIHVLGTKYQSRLLEAIDASQLPEYFGGSCSCPNHGGCLRSNKGPWSDPSIMKLVHSMESLREIGQVSDIEETITGSVRLRALKLPERISDTSNAESGSDIDDLGSPVAPEDVEYPSLAPVREEVRESGSTTYSGSDGTSHMADKVVGSNQRYNTAGNEARQFNTEQRSFVNGALPAPAGRRVPNNGGGNADDGILKHLSRKVVAVFLKVLSLLRFFIRRRQHLENVHPHATTVPRNQADLQIIREDRVNPCLERLDRLESVFNQLSRKPPELPQDKDQAIQDSFDRIKSIEFDLEKTKKVLHATVIKQMQMAETLEAVKESDLRRRKFCT